The Gordonia mangrovi genome includes the window GACGCCATCCGCACACCCTGCAGTTGATCATGGACTCGTTGCGCTACTGGGTACTCGAGATGCATGTCGACGGCTTCCGTTTCGACCTCGCCTCGACCCTCGCCCGCGAACTCCATGACGTGGACCGGCTGTCGGCGTTCTTCGACCTGGTGCAACAGGATCCGGTGGTCAGCCAGGTGAAGCTGATCGCCGAGCCCTGGGATGTCGGCGAGGGCGGCTACCAGGTCGGCAATTTCCCGCCACTGTGGACGGAATGGAACGGCAAGTACCGCGACACGGTCCGCGACTACTGGCGCGGGGAACCGGCCACACTCGGTGAGTTCGCCTCCCGACTCACCGGGTCCTCGGACCTCTACGAGGCCACCGGTCGACGTCCGTTGGCCAGTATCAACTTCGTGATCGCCCACGATGGCTTCACGCTGCGGGATCTGGTGTCCTACAACGAGAAACACAACGCAGCCAACGGCGAGGACAACCGCGACGGAGAAAGTCACAACCGCTCGTGGAACTGTGGGGTGGAGGGGCCGACCGACGACCCGGACGTCCTCGCGCTACGCGGCCGCCAGCAACGCAACATCCTGGCGACGTTGTTCCTGTCCCAGGGCACGCCCATGCTGGCCCACGGCGACGAACTCGGGCGCACCCAGCAGGGCAACAACAACGTGTACTGCCAGGATTCGGAATTGGCCTGGATGGATTGGGCGTTGGCCGAGAAGAACGCCGACCTGCTCGATTTCACCCGCAAGGCGATCAACCTGCGCACCCGCCACCCCGTGTTCCGCCGACGGCGCTTCTTCGCCGGCAAGCCGATCCGGTGGGGCCACCAAGCCCTCGACATCGTCTGGCTGACCCCCGCCGGGCAGGAGATGACGGCCGAGGACTGGGACAGCGGGTTCGGCCGCAGCCTCGCGGTGTACTTCAACGGCGACGGCATCGGCGAGCCCGATGAGCGCGGCGAGAAGATCGTCGACGACAGTTTCGTCATCTGTTTCAATGCCCACGACGGTGACATCGACTTCACCCTGCCACCGTCATCGTGGGGGCTGGAATGGGTCGGGGAACTCGACACCACACATCCGACCGGTGACAGCGACCTGACGGCCACCGCCCACTCCACGGTGACCGTCGGCGCGCGCTCCGTACTGGTCCTGCGCAGGGTGGCGTGAGTCGACGGCGATGACCACTCCCTCGCCTCTCGGGGTCGGCGGACTGCGTGAACCCGTGGCCACCTACCGGGTCCAGCTCACACCTGATTTCGGTTTCGCCGAGGTCATCGGGATCCTCGACCATCTCGTGTCCCTCGGGGTCAGTCATCTCTATCTGTCCCCGATCGGAAGGGCCACGGCCGGATCGACCCACGGTTACGACTGGGTGCCGCCGCCGGTGGTGGCACCGGAGCTCGGTGGTCTCGACGGGCTGCGTGAACTGCGCAGTGCGGCACGTGCGGTGGGACTCGGACTGATCGTCGACATCGTCCCCAATCACACCGGGGTCGCCGACGTCACGCAGAACCCGTGGTTCGGCGATCTGCTGCGCTACGGTTCCGCCTCCCGCTACGCCTCGTGGTTCGATGTGGACTTCTCCAGCGACAACGGGGCCGACGGCAAGATCGCGCTGCCCGTCCTCGCGGCCGACGGGGACCTGTCCCCGCTCGCCGTGACCGACGGTCATCTGCGCTACTACGACCACGTCTTCCCCGTCACACCGGGGTCGGCCACCTCCGGCGATCCGATCGCGGTGCACGAGCGCCAGCACTACCGCCTGGTGCCCTGGGACAGCGGCCTGATCGGCTACCGCAGGTTCTTCACCGTCAACGAACTCGCCGGGCTGCGGCAGGAGGAACCGGCGGTCTACAGCGCGACTCACGGATGGCTGCTCGACCTGGTGGATGAGGACCTGATCGACGGTGTGCGCGTGGATCATCCCGACGGGCTCTGGGATCCGCAGTCGTATCTGCGCAGACTGCGCAGTGACCTCGGCGAGCGTCGACTGCTCTACATCGAGAAGATCCTGGCCGCCGACGAACCGCTGGAACCGACGCTGCCGGTGGACGGCACGACCGGCTACGATCAGCTGCGCATCATCGACGGGGTGTTCACCGCACCGAGCGGGATCGTCGAACTCGGCGAGATCCATGAACGATTGACCGGGCAGCCCGGGGACGGCGACTGGCTGCATCATGCCGAGCGAACGCGCAAGCTGACCACGCTGCGTGAGATGTTTCCCACCGAACACCGCCGGCTGGTGCGGGCGATCACCCACTCCGACCCGTCTGCGGACGCGGCAGCCGTTGCCGAGGCCACTGCCGAACTCATCGCCGACCTCGGCGTCTACCGCGCCGACTATCCGTCGCTGCGCGCCCGGCTCGAGCGGGTGGCTTCGGCCATCGCCGTGCGGATTCCGCGTCTCGCGCCGGCGCTGGATCTCGTGATCCGCACCACCGCGAGTCCGGGTGCGGCGACCTCGCGGTTGGCGCAGACCTGTGGTGCGGTGACCGCGAAGAGCGTCGAGGACAGCCTCTTCTATCGCACGGCCCGGCTGGTGTCGGCGCAGGAGGTGGGCGGTGATCCGGCCGATCCCACGGTGA containing:
- the treY gene encoding malto-oligosyltrehalose synthase; its protein translation is MTTPSPLGVGGLREPVATYRVQLTPDFGFAEVIGILDHLVSLGVSHLYLSPIGRATAGSTHGYDWVPPPVVAPELGGLDGLRELRSAARAVGLGLIVDIVPNHTGVADVTQNPWFGDLLRYGSASRYASWFDVDFSSDNGADGKIALPVLAADGDLSPLAVTDGHLRYYDHVFPVTPGSATSGDPIAVHERQHYRLVPWDSGLIGYRRFFTVNELAGLRQEEPAVYSATHGWLLDLVDEDLIDGVRVDHPDGLWDPQSYLRRLRSDLGERRLLYIEKILAADEPLEPTLPVDGTTGYDQLRIIDGVFTAPSGIVELGEIHERLTGQPGDGDWLHHAERTRKLTTLREMFPTEHRRLVRAITHSDPSADAAAVAEATAELIADLGVYRADYPSLRARLERVASAIAVRIPRLAPALDLVIRTTASPGAATSRLAQTCGAVTAKSVEDSLFYRTARLVSAQEVGGDPADPTVSVREFHAHNLHRNREWPWAMTATSTHDTKRGEDVRARIAVLSQVPERWSMVVDTLWRSTPPPDDLTGYFLLQNIIGVWPVDGSVDDTLRTRITEYATKAARESGLRTTWTEVDDDFESALAAWIAAITTGEAAQKISALVAEIAASWRTEALGRKLIALLGPGVGDIYQGTQWWDDSLVDPDNRRPVDHDRPTEHPKAQLIRAALGVRTRHAAAFGAGSDYTPLHADGRGADHVIAFARGAGGRAEVVVVATRLTHSLSEAGGKTTNLTLPAGRWLDALAPDHEIAGAEPVALSEITAFHGVGLLARAD